One Candidatus Bathyarchaeota archaeon genomic window, TGACTGGTTAAGAGAAGAGGATCTGCCTGAAGTTGTAGAGGCGATTAACAGTGTAATCAGCGAAGGAAAATACCTCTTCATGAATAATGAAATAACGGACATGGAAGAGGAGCGAAGATGGTTTGAACGTGGCATAAAGGCGGGAATGCTTTACCTGGTTGCAAGAGTTGACAACAAGCTGGTTGGAGGCGCAAGCATCCACCCCCACACAGATAAACGGGCACACGTTGCAGAGTTCGGCATTTTCATTCGCGATGGCTATCGCAACTCAGGATTAGGAACAACTATGACAAAGACGTTTATCGAAATCGCCAAGAAACGCGGATTTGAGGTTCTTCAACTCTCTGTCTACGCCACAAATAAGAGAGCTTTCCACGTTTACAAGATATGCGGGTATAAAGAATGCGGCAAACTAACTCGAGACATAAAGTTTCTTGATGGAACATACATTGATAGAATATTATTGGAATTACTTTTGAAGTAGTAGAGTCGAAAGCAGAGCATAGAATAAGTCAGATAGCAACATCTACACTCGCACCCTTTCCTTTCTCTCTTTAGCACATTTAAGACTAATATACGTTAACAGACCACATTGAAAAGCGAAGTAAAATGGCTGTCTTCATAAAATGGTTGGCTCACGCCAGCTTTCAAATAAAAGCTGAAGGAATAGTCATCTATATTGACTTGGAGAAATATGGTGAAGTTGCTGAAAAGGCAGATTTGATTTTGGTGACGCATTCGCATAGTGACCATTGTGATCCATCTAAGGTCAAAAAGGCTCGTAGGGATGACACTGTGATAATTTCTCCCAGAGATTGTGTTTCAAGAATCGGTGGAACCGTTAAGACTCTTGAATCTGGGGAAGAGACAACGGTGAAGGGTGTGAAAGTTAGGGCTGTGGACGCCTACAATACTAAGCGTTTCAGATCTCCCGGAAAGCCTTATCATCCCAAGCAGTTTGGGGTCGGCTACTTGATAACTGTTGAGAACAAGACGATTTATCATGCTGGAGACACAGATTTTATCCCCGAAATGCGGCAGCTCGGACCTGTAGATGTGGCGTTGCTCCCTAGCGGAGACACATACACCATGGATAACGCTGAGGCTGCTGAAGCAGCGATAGCAATCAACCCTAAAACAGCATTACCGATGCACCGTTGGAGCACGAATCCCGAAGAGTTCAGAAAGGAAGTGGAGGCCAATTCAAACATCAAGGTTATGCTGTTGCGAGAAGGAGAAGAATATCAAGTAGCTTGAGAGCAATAGAAGCTTGAGAAAACAGAGTATTCCATAGGCGGGCGTGACCTGTTTTAGGCAGCATGCGCAAACGCTTGAAGGGCGACTTGTGATGCCTGAGTCATCCTACGTATGGACTTGTACGCGGTTATTTCTCCCAAACATCGAGAGGAGGCTTTTTATCAGTAGGGATTGGAGACACGTATTTTGCATTACTTATTCTTCGGTTATGCTCCTTCTTTGCCTTGTTCAATTCGTCCTCATTAGTCAAGAGATCTATTACTGTAGTAGCCATCACCTTCGCTGCGAAAATCAGCGACTTGTGTCCAAGGCCAACTCCGCTTTGCGCAACCGCTTGCCATGAATGAGCAGGGGTACCTAAAATCCAAGTGGCAGTGCTGAATTCTACAGTAGGTGTCTGCCAACTCACGTCAGCTACGTCGGTGCTGCCGTGGCTAGTTTCTCCTTCGCCCCAAGGATCAGGAAGTTCAGGGTCTATCAATTCGTCAACAAGTCGTTCCCATCCAGGTCGTTTGGATTTTCGTAGTTGAGCATTCTTCATCTCTGGAGTAATCGTCTCGGCAATTTGATTTGCAAACTTCAAATCATCATCGGCGTATTTTGGCAGTCCAATTTCACGCATATTCTTAACAATCAACTCTGAGATGGTTTTATTAGGAATGTAGTTATGATCGCCTTCGATGAACTCTACCTTCAGCTCAGTTCTGGTCATAAGCGCTGCCCCCCGCGCTATGTCAAGTACCCAATCATATATGAACATCATTTGATCTCTCTCTGGAGCTCTCACATAGTACCAACTTCGGGAGTATGGAGGCACAATATTCGGCTGGTCTCCTCCTTTTTCAATTATGTAATGAATTCTCGCGTCTTGGACTACATGTTCCCTAAGATAGTTCACGCCAGTATTCATCAATTCAACTGCGTCCAACGCACTTCTACCTTGCTCCGGGGAACCACCAGCATGAGAAGCTTTACCATAAAAATGAAACTTGACCGAGTTGACAGCTAAACTGCTTAGCAACGAAGCTTCGTTCATAGTGCTCGGATGATGGCTAATTACAGCGTCGACATCCCCGAAGTATCCATCTCTAATCATGTACACCTTGCCTGAGAAGTTCTCCTCGGCTGGGCATCCAAAGAATTTGATCGTACCCATTATTTGATGCTTCTTCATTGCGTTCTTCACAGAGATCGCCGCTGCCATCCCGCTTATCCCATGAATGTTGTGTCCACATCCATGTCCAGGTCTCCCCGGTTCTAATGATTCTTTCCACGGAACCTTTTTCTGTGATATTCCTGGCAGTGCATCATATTCACCCATTATTCCTATAACGGGTTTTCCTTCACCAAAAGTAGCTACGAAAGCTGTTGGCATACATGCAACTCCACGTTCAATCCTAAACCCGTGTTTCTCCAACTCATCTGTAAGGAGCGCTGAAGACTTGAACTCAATTAAGCCTAACTCAGCAAACTCCCACACTGTATCACTTATTTGAACGAGTCGGGCCTTGTTTTCATCAATCCAGCAAGTAGCAGTTTCCTTCGCAACAGACATAAACAACACCAAGAATATAGTGATAAAGGCGACGAATTTTTATGGTTTTCCAAACATACTCGCCGCGTAAATAAGAGAGTACACATGCACCATCTATCTACGATGTGAGAGCTAAATTTAGACCAAACCTGAATGGACATGCCTTATTTTTCTATGTTTGTGTTGCCACGCGCATAAAATGAGGGCAAACCGACAAGGTTTTATTAGACCAGAGTCTTCACCAGATTGAAAGGGGATCAACATGAGTGAAAAAGCAAAGGTCTATTTTGGCTCCATACAGCAGGGCCAAGATGCAATTTTCGCGGCCTTAGCGGCGAAAGTTGACAAGATAATCGAGTTGCTAGACTTCTCAACAATCAAGAAGCGTGACAAAGTCGCCATCAAAATGCACCTAGGCTTCCAAGACGGATACCAAACGGTGCCAGTATTCTTCGTCCGGCGGATCGTCAAAGCCGTTAAACGGGTTGGCGGGTGGCCCTTCATCACCGACAATCCCACAGCGGTTTACAATGCGGTTGATCGCGGCTACACGCAAGAAACGTGCGGCTGCCCAATCATTCCAGCTGCCGGAGTCAAGGACGGGTATACCCACTCAGTTAACGTGGGCTACAAGAATGTAGACACGCTAGAGATGAGCGGCGTAATTCACGACGCCGACGCGCTCATAGATTTAACCCATGCAAAGGGACATGCTTGCAGTGGGTACGGCGGCGCCATCAAGAACCTCGCTCTGGGCGGCTACTCGCTTCCATCAAGGTGGAATAAGATCCATGGTGTTGAGCATTCCATTCCTTACTGGGATGCAAAGAAGTGCACGCCAGAGCATGCCCAAGCGCTTGTTAAAGCCTGCCCCTACGGTGCCCTCAAGTATGATGCCAAAAAACACAAACTGTCGCTGCTTCTTTATGCATGTAGAAACCAGCTCTGCTTAGAATGCCTCGAAGCAGACAAAGAGATCGGGTGTCTGCAAATCAAGCCTGAGTTCTTCGCAGCTTTTCAAGAGTTGATGGCAATTACCGCCAAAAAGGTTCTTGACACCTTTGATGAAAACAAGCGGTTCTTCCTAAACTTCATCCTTCAAGTAACGCCTCACTGCGACTGCATGGGAATGATTCAACCAAGCGTCGTAGCAGACATTGGGGTTCTGGGCAGCCGCGATATCGTAGCGATTGAGATTGCTACATTGGATCTTATCGCAAAGGCTGGGCTGATCGAACAGACCATCCCGCCCTACTTCAAACATGTCAACCTCGACCCCAACATAGACCTACATCCCTTTGAACGTCTCTGGGGGGCAATGAAGAATCCCTACCTCGTCGCCAAATTCGCGGAGCAATATGGTTTAGGCACTAGAAAGTACGAATTAGTTGAATTGTTGTCGCCTAAAGAGACCAGCAAGATGGAACCACCCAAACAAGTGTACGAACGCCAACCCTCCTTCTACTAACAAACCATCAGTACAAAGGCACGCACATAGTTATGATAAGAGCCGGGTTCAAACCCAAGTCAAATGGAAATATCACCCGCAAACTCCTCATTCTTGTTTACTCTATAACTGCGCCCATAGACAAGATTCGGAATTCATAACGCTTTTTTCTTATAGCCTTGCATATAACAACTGGTGAACCCTTTGAGAACAGCTGCGATGCCTTATGTTCTAATCACATTTGGCATCTTCGGCTCGGTGTTTCTAGGCCTTGTTGCTGGTTTAGGAAATATCATGACTAATGAATACATAGATTACAATCTTCCAGGGAATCCCATCATACGAGAATACGATTTCAGAATAGGAGGAAAATATGGCCTAGTAACCTTATCCCTTCTTTTCGGGGGCGCAGCTTCAGCTATTGGCGGATATGGCACAGGATTCCACATTCTTTGCAAGCAGTCTCCTACGATCCATCACTCCAACAGTGAGAAGTGCATGGTGCTTCAGAAAACTAATGTTGCATTACCGGTGACATGCCCACAATGCAAGAAAAAGCTTCCAACATATTCCAAGTTCTGTCCCAAATGCGGGACTGATCTCATACCTAATGCTGCAACATTACGAACCTCTTGAAATTCAAACCCGCTCGTGCACTAATGCATCTCTGGCTTAATATTTTTAAGAAATCTTGAATATGAAGGTACCAAGCAAGACCTTGGATTTGATACCATAATACATGAGAATGCACGCGCACTCCAAAAAATGCTTTGGCTAAACACTATACTCCCCATGGAATTAAGATGTTAAAGGTTGTCTACGATAAGGCAAATTTGAGAGTATTTGGAGGCTGGTCCTTCTTACCTTCTTCAGGTATATAGGCTTGCAACACTAATATTGTGCAACCCCGCTAGCAAATTCATAGCTCCAAATCCCAACGCCATTATTGTTATTAGAACTGCAGCCCAACCAGAATACCTGTTTTGAATTCTGAACAAAAGTAAGTAGGTGAACAAAAGAGTAGGGATATAGAATATCAAAGCCCCCCAAGCTCCTAAAGGCCAGCCTAGAGGGTTCATTTCTCCCGCCACGCCTAGATAATCTATAACATATAGAGTCGTAATTAAATCGAACGCCCAACAACAAAGAGGAATAATATGTAAATACAAAAGCTTTCTTTTTGTACCATCCATCAAGCTTTTTTCCCTCAGGAAATATCTTTAAAGACTGATATGGTGACTGATTGAGGTAAGGATTATGAAATATAGATAAAGATGGAACATTCAGCTTAAAGGGGAAGTCGACTCCTATATTTTAAAAAGGGAAGCTATTGAGCTTGTTAGGAATACTAGTAAGTCTTTGCCTTCCAAAAAACGTTGTCAAAAGGGTGAGAACCCATAGATTAAATCTTTCAAGAATCACAGAACAAGACCCAAACAGCATTTTGGATTATCTGGAGACTCAAAATCTACAGGCAAGCTCAAAGTTTCTTGGTTTAGCTTCCTATTTTGGCTTTAAACCTCTTCAGGAGCGAGGCGTTCGAAACCACAGACACTGAACTAGTTGCCATTGCCGCAGCCGCGAAGATGGGATCCAACAAAATGGCGAAGAATGGGTATAAGATGCCAGCGGCTACAGGTATAAGAGCGGTATTGTAAGCGAATGCCCAAAACAGGCCTTGCTTGATCTTTCTCATCGTGGCTCTGCTCAGCTGGATGCTGATGACTACATCTCTCAAATCATCTTTGACTAACACGATGTCCCCCGTCTCCATCGCTACGTCTGTTCCACTCCCAAGGGCTATTCCGATGTCTGCCTGCGCTAGGGCTGGAGCGTCGTTTATTCCATCGCCGACCATGGCCACTATTTTGCCTTCCTCTTGCAGGCTCTTTATTTCGTTAGCTTTTTCTCCGGGGAGCACATCCGCCAGCACTCTGTTCATGCCTACTTGTCTTGCAATAGCCTTCGCTGTCCTCTCATTGTCTCCTGTTATCATGATAACCTCTAGACCCATGTTCTGGAGTGTCTTCACTGCCTCGGTGGAATACTCCATTAAGGTGTCAGCCACAGCAATAATGCCAGCCGCCTTCTTGTCTACAG contains:
- a CDS encoding GNAT family N-acetyltransferase, producing the protein MAYKTFKLKDGRTATLDWLREEDLPEVVEAINSVISEGKYLFMNNEITDMEEERRWFERGIKAGMLYLVARVDNKLVGGASIHPHTDKRAHVAEFGIFIRDGYRNSGLGTTMTKTFIEIAKKRGFEVLQLSVYATNKRAFHVYKICGYKECGKLTRDIKFLDGTYIDRILLELLLK
- a CDS encoding MBL fold metallo-hydrolase, whose protein sequence is MAVFIKWLAHASFQIKAEGIVIYIDLEKYGEVAEKADLILVTHSHSDHCDPSKVKKARRDDTVIISPRDCVSRIGGTVKTLESGEETTVKGVKVRAVDAYNTKRFRSPGKPYHPKQFGVGYLITVENKTIYHAGDTDFIPEMRQLGPVDVALLPSGDTYTMDNAEAAEAAIAINPKTALPMHRWSTNPEEFRKEVEANSNIKVMLLREGEEYQVA
- a CDS encoding M20 family metallopeptidase; amino-acid sequence: MSVAKETATCWIDENKARLVQISDTVWEFAELGLIEFKSSALLTDELEKHGFRIERGVACMPTAFVATFGEGKPVIGIMGEYDALPGISQKKVPWKESLEPGRPGHGCGHNIHGISGMAAAISVKNAMKKHQIMGTIKFFGCPAEENFSGKVYMIRDGYFGDVDAVISHHPSTMNEASLLSSLAVNSVKFHFYGKASHAGGSPEQGRSALDAVELMNTGVNYLREHVVQDARIHYIIEKGGDQPNIVPPYSRSWYYVRAPERDQMMFIYDWVLDIARGAALMTRTELKVEFIEGDHNYIPNKTISELIVKNMREIGLPKYADDDLKFANQIAETITPEMKNAQLRKSKRPGWERLVDELIDPELPDPWGEGETSHGSTDVADVSWQTPTVEFSTATWILGTPAHSWQAVAQSGVGLGHKSLIFAAKVMATTVIDLLTNEDELNKAKKEHNRRISNAKYVSPIPTDKKPPLDVWEK
- a CDS encoding DUF362 domain-containing protein; the protein is MSEKAKVYFGSIQQGQDAIFAALAAKVDKIIELLDFSTIKKRDKVAIKMHLGFQDGYQTVPVFFVRRIVKAVKRVGGWPFITDNPTAVYNAVDRGYTQETCGCPIIPAAGVKDGYTHSVNVGYKNVDTLEMSGVIHDADALIDLTHAKGHACSGYGGAIKNLALGGYSLPSRWNKIHGVEHSIPYWDAKKCTPEHAQALVKACPYGALKYDAKKHKLSLLLYACRNQLCLECLEADKEIGCLQIKPEFFAAFQELMAITAKKVLDTFDENKRFFLNFILQVTPHCDCMGMIQPSVVADIGVLGSRDIVAIEIATLDLIAKAGLIEQTIPPYFKHVNLDPNIDLHPFERLWGAMKNPYLVAKFAEQYGLGTRKYELVELLSPKETSKMEPPKQVYERQPSFY
- a CDS encoding zinc-ribbon domain-containing protein; amino-acid sequence: MRTAAMPYVLITFGIFGSVFLGLVAGLGNIMTNEYIDYNLPGNPIIREYDFRIGGKYGLVTLSLLFGGAASAIGGYGTGFHILCKQSPTIHHSNSEKCMVLQKTNVALPVTCPQCKKKLPTYSKFCPKCGTDLIPNAATLRTS